The DNA segment CATCATTTTTTTCTTTTAATATATTATATAAATCACCTAAACTTGTATCTTTAAATTCTCCTGTTTCTACATTAGTAGCAAAATCTTTATTTTTTTTAGTTGAATACAAAATATAACCATCTGGTGTTATATAAAAAATATCATAATATATTTCTTTTGTATTTATCAATTTTCTTAAAATAGGATTTATAATTTCATGAGTATTTATATATGTATACATATTATATATAATATCGCTACTAATAGAACTTTGATCAAAGTTATCATCATAAAAAATATTATCTAATTTTTCTCTTTGAGTATAAGGATTATTTTCATAAAATATAAGCTGTAACCCTTTAAGAAATTTATCAAAATCTCCTAACCCTTTATAATAACCTTCTCCAACATAAAAATTATTTAACTCTTGTAATACACTTGGTAATTCGGATATATATATAATATCTTTTTCAATATCTGATAATGTTTTTTGAAGGAACATTATTTTTGAATCTCTTGCTACTATAAGTTTGTTAACAAAACTTTCTTCTAAAGTTCTTTGCGATTGTGTTGTACTAATAAAATATAACGTTGAGAAAGAAACAATTAATATCAATAATACCAATGATATAAATTTACCTTTGAATTTCATACTTACCTCCTAAATTTATTAATTTTCAATAAATTCTATAAGGTTAGATATAAATGCTTCTTTGTATTTTGGTTCATTAAATACTTCATGCTTAGCATATTTATGTTTTTGAATAATTGCATTATTTAATTTTTCTGATAATGATTTTAATCCAGCAACATTTATTATATTATCCATTTCACCATACTGAAGTAATACTGGAATATTTAATTTTTCTGATTCTTCTAAAGCTTTTTCAGCTTCTAAAAATATTTGTTTTGCTGTTTTCAAAGATATTTTATTATGAACCAATGGATCATCAATATATTTTTTTATTGCTTCATCATCATGACATAAATCTTTTGGATCAATTCCATTGCCTATTGTTAAACTTCCAAAAATGCCTAAGAAGTTTGATAAGAATTTTTGAAATGGAGTATATAATTTACCAACTGCTGGAGATGATAAAATTAATTTTTCAGGTTTTTTATCTGAATATTCAGTATATCGTAAAGCAATTAATCCACCTAAACTATGACCAAACAATATAAACTTTTCAGGAGAAATTTCTTTTATATAATCATATACCTTATATATATCTTTAATATGGCCTCTTTTCCCTTCACTTAATCCATGACCAGGTAAATCAAATATGATAATTTCATAGTTTAAATCTAATAATCTATTTATTAAAAACTCATATCTTCCTGAATGTTCTCCTAATCCATGTACAATGACAAATGATTTTTTTGGATTTTCTGTTTTCTTAAATCTTTTTAAAAACATACTATCCCCCTCTAATCAAT comes from the Marinitoga litoralis genome and includes:
- a CDS encoding alpha/beta hydrolase; its protein translation is MFLKRFKKTENPKKSFVIVHGLGEHSGRYEFLINRLLDLNYEIIIFDLPGHGLSEGKRGHIKDIYKVYDYIKEISPEKFILFGHSLGGLIALRYTEYSDKKPEKLILSSPAVGKLYTPFQKFLSNFLGIFGSLTIGNGIDPKDLCHDDEAIKKYIDDPLVHNKISLKTAKQIFLEAEKALEESEKLNIPVLLQYGEMDNIINVAGLKSLSEKLNNAIIQKHKYAKHEVFNEPKYKEAFISNLIEFIEN